The Epinephelus moara isolate mb chromosome 11, YSFRI_EMoa_1.0, whole genome shotgun sequence sequence GAGAGAGTCGTTCTGAGAGGAAAGAATATCTATTTACATGAGcacaaatgtgaaaagtctttggtgattagacccctCCATTTCATCTATTCCAGGGGGATGAGAAAAATGTAGTAGATTAATTAAGGAACCCTCCCCCTGTGGcgtctagacactggtggtggtagtggtggtgatgagatgaaaaGGGAACTggggatctggatgtgaagaggagtgggtttttgatcagcttgtcctggggtctggataaggtgactggaggtgaatggggttgGGGAGGGCGCAATGATtccacctaaaatgacagctgacaggagcagagaggagaatagatttaaagtttggcagtagcatcatgaatggctgaaggagagcTTGGCAAAATATGATCAGCTAACTAGGAGAGGGAATACCTATAAtcagctgattggagggagCACTAggagtgggatagagagagaattgtgaatgaatatagcataaagaaagtcctCCTGACTGAACTTAAGCTGAGCTTTATTTAGCGATGAGGTCATCAGTCATGTGACTTGTTTTCTCCAGTCCAGGTGCTTCCCTCTCTGACGGCACTGATGGAGCTTGATGTGTCGTCCAATAAGGAGGCAGGGAGCGTGGTCCACCCGCTGGTCTCCGCCCTCCCTCTGACACAGATGAGGCGTCTGCCACTCAACAGCTGCAGCCTCAACCAGGAGTCCTTTACTGCTCTGGGTAGGCACATGCTACTACTGATACTGCTACAGCTAGTACTACAATGCCTCTAATAATAAATCATATTATGAACCGTATTTTTCAATCAGTGTCTGAACGTAGCTGCTTAGTTGTGATTTAAGCAAATTTAGTGACTTTTATGCATTGAGTGTGGTGTAGTGCCAAACTGCACAGGGTCAGGTATGTAATGTAACTCACGTGAAGTCactgatttttgtgtgtgttggtgtgtgtgtcagctctggccATGCCGTACCTGCGCAGTGTGGATGTGTCCTGGTGTATAGTGGTTGGTGGTCATTTAGCGTTGCTCCTGGATGCTTTGCAGCCGTCTGTCATCCTGGAGCTCCGCCTCAGCAGCTGTGAGCTCACCACTGATGACCTGCATCACCTAGGtaacacacacgcgcacacacacacacacacagatatataaaGAAACCCCCAACAAAACATAcaattttgttaaaataaagggTTTTTCGTTTGGGTGGAAACCTTTTTAGGCTTAAAATAAGTTGGTCTTCATCTCTGTGAAATTATCAAACTCACATTAGACTAACTAAGACTGGCCTAACACTAATGGCCAGTTTGAAACATCTTTGTGAAACCGGTTGTTGTGCATCCTggttcactgtcactgtcatggTTTACTCGGACACTGTTgtcagtaacacctgtgcttttccaaCTCTGACAAAAATGTCTGCTGAATGTACTTCAGCAGAATGTACTTCACAAACCATGCTCCTGTGTTTTAGATGACTTTTTCATTCTAGGCAGCCTCTGGCTTCCATTTATTTCTGTGCACACTGTAAATATACTCGAAGACTATTGAAATCTCCTTGAGTTATataatccatcacagtgaaattaaaggctgcattcatttctgtaaaaagtattttatttttttgtgggtTTGTGCTAGTAATCGGCAATCAGATAGTATTTGAGAGTCCTGTAATcttattttaaaggtccagttttgGTATATTTAGATAGTGACATTCGCAATTTGGCATTTGCCACTCTAGGCACATCTGGCGAAAACTAACCCTGCCTTCATGATGGTTGTAATGTTcatgtaatgtttttgttgaaactgttttagagaggTGTTAACTTCATGATCATTTTGGAGGGTGTAGTTTGTGGTGCATTGAATTGTATTGCATAATATTGACAGGTGTCCACCCTATTCATATGACAACTTGACCCGATGCTGTGGCATTGCTTCAAACAAAGCGGACTGGGGAATTATGTGCCAAAGCcacatcaaagccaccagactccgtgacaaacagtcatttttactcactgaacacaggagctgcttcaatcagttacttagtttgtgttatttagTGACTTTGGTTAATCTGAACTGACAACACCAAAGccacataataacacaaacactaaCATAACagtttgaggcagtggtagaacagcagctcctgtggtcagtgatgttaaatcagTTTTTCTCAGTGGGGTTAAAAAACGGTTAaattttcctgttggaaatcgCTGTCTGACGTTatggtgaagcagtgaaaatattcaaaatatagcGTACAGTTAAACCAATATACATTATTGTAGGTGGGACTTGTTTTAGGTgccttaaatacattttgttggtgacccctccacagcagtgcattttGTAGCTTTCAAGTTGGACTCCAtcctgcttcttcaaactgaGGGCGtgttgactgacatctactgtatgtaatatactgtctatggatagGTTCCCCATACAAGCCCACTTAAAAAAACcgaaactattcctttaacattaGTCGATTCAGgaaacttttaaaataacacTCTTTAATAtttgggcttgggggaaggtatcaagtattttcacgtcgaaaggctcaagtccaagtgaagtcctGACttattggtgttaaagtccaagccAAGCTGCAAGTCTTTTTatgattttgtcaagttgagttTAATTTCATCAAACCAAGTCTTCACCTTTGCTAAACTGTACATCTCTGCTTAAGTCTTAATTCCTCATCCTGTGCAGCTGCAGTGTGCAGACGTGGCTGCCTGTCCTCTCTGCGGGTGTTGGATCTGTCCTACAACGGCTTGGTGGGAGATGATGGCTGGTCCGCCCTGTTTGCTGCAGGAGGCCTGGGCTCACTGGAGGACATCGACCTCAGCTTACGACCATCGACCTTCGCTCCCTGTGCAGCCTGGCTGCCGGCGCTGCTCTGTGCCTTGCCTCGGCTTTCTGCGCTGACTCACTTGGCGGTGCAGCGGTGGACTATCGGCTCTCGGGACAGAAAGCAGCTGGACCACTGCTTGAGGAAGAGGAGCGTCCTGCTGGAGTGGGATCCACCAAGTAAAGACACAACGGCATCATTTAAGGCGACCAATCAGGAGAGTCCTGAGGAGTAGGGATTCAAAACCCTGAAGATGCTGATCTGATATCATATGTCACTAAAGAAGGACATCTGTAATAAAAACCATCACCAGCACTCTGAGATTTAAGCAGAAACATGACTGTGCCCTGGATAATAGTCTGTACATTTGATAAGGATCTCCTCAGGTCTTGAAAATTGTAAAAATccgtaaaatatttttgatattttctaGAGCttgaaaacttttaaaattggACAAAAATATCTTGGAAAGCTCATTTAGCCTTTtacttttaaaggtccagtgtgtaggatttagggggatatattggcagaaatggaaaaaatataataagtatgttttatttagtgtataataactcaaaaataatcattaaattttctttaccttagaatgagccatttatatccacatagggagtgggtccttgtgGATCGCCATGTTTACAGCCATGgctctacagtagcccacagCGGACataccaaacactggctctagatagggataTTCACGTTTTTGCATCAGTCAATGTAGTTAGAAGCCCTGTCGTGACGAGAGCGTtacagacctctgcagatacttcagctcctggttaaaacctcctgaacaaagaacattGAAGGAGTTCTAATgggaagaagtttcagctggttgcattcTGCAGTCTTTTTGGCTAGATGCCTCTAAATTCcccaaaatcttacacacttaaCATTTAACTGCAGATTGATTATGACCTAATTCATATTCATGTTGCCCAGATAATTTTGTAAGCATAAATTTAACTATTAACTAAAATTTGGTTTAAGAATTAGGACTTAGGGTCAGTCAATGTGGCTGAAATTaacataaatatttaaacatgtttgtaATATCTATATGCAAGATATGGTATTCATAATAATTCTAAAATAGTCAAACTCACAACCAGTGAAATGAACTGTGTTCACTGTGTCCACAATTTTATTGGAGAACAAGGCAAACTGTATCTGCTGAGGAACATTTTATTTCCGTTACTGATTTCCCTGAACTTATGCTGCAATCTATTGCAAGTCAGAAGTCGCCGACTCAGTATTCCTGACCACTGACCTAGATGTGTCCCAGTGCATCTGCTGgggaaaacatggatgcctGCAGCAAACTGATGTTCGTATGTCATGTCTCTGAGCTTCACAAACATCTACAGAGGCTTAGATCAATTACCACAGCGACATTAGTGAAGAGaaagactgtataaaatgagtcatttttctTGCTCGTCTTTGCTCGCTAAAATATCGAACTACAGCTTAGATTCGTGTGAATGGGTGCTGAGCTGAACAGAGTGAACCACCACAGCCAACATCACATTGTTGTGTGCATTCATTTTGTGTGGACAGAGATGGAGATACGCATGTGTGAAAAGACTTATATCAAGCGCAAATCAAGTAAATGGAAATGGTAGCTACAATGTTATTACAGCACATTTCACTCCCCAAAAAGTACATCAGATGTAATAACGCCATGTTACTGTGACATCAGGTGTGTCTATGTCGGGGAACTCACTAGATAGTtcgatagatagatagcatGACCATTCCATTGCGCCTTTCCATGTGAAGGTCTTACTTTTTTTCCGAGTTCCAACTTCAGCAGATTGCTGCGTGTTAACCAAACATGGGGGTGGTCACATAGAGCACTTGGCCTCCGCATTCTTCTCTGGGCTCCTTTCATTGGTTTTTAATTGCAGTTTCTTTGTTGCCCAGTTTGATAAAATCTGTGATGAACTTGGATGCTCTTATGGAATACTTGACTGTCTAGCATGCATGCATAGGTTTATTTTACAAGCTTAAATCTTTGCACTTTACATTATACACCCTTAAATCTATGCACTATAcacttaaatgtaaataagataTAAGGATTTACATTTTGGAGGCacctttgattaaaaaaatctcacaggCAACAATTGATTGTTCAGAAGACTTATTTTATCACCACAAGTTTGAGAGTTCACAAGATCTTTCTTCTGGCACATatacattgtgttgtttgtttatttgatgtgtgTGCATTATAGTCAGGTCTCTTTAAGTCTGTTGGGATTCTGGTGGGTGTGAGGAGGTTTTGAGATTAACGAGAGCCCTAACAGGACTGTAGGGGAACAAGCTGCtgactctcagtgtgtggtgcaGAGGTAAAGTCAGGGCTGGCAGTGTGGTGTGTCAGCAGGTCTGTTGCAGTGTCGGAGTTGGGGGATGTGTCTGTAGCGGAGCTGTTTGTGCTGCAATAGTGTCTCCTCAAACAGTGGAAGACCTCAGCGAGAAACACCTGACCATCCACCTCGTAGGCGCTAACATCCGTCTGCTCTGGAGGAAGACGGCCGCTGGCGATCAGATCTCTGAAGGCCTGAAGGGGTAGAATTAAAGTTATGAGGTAAAATATGACTGTGTCTCTGTTGCAGTTCTGACAGGTGAAAAGGATGTGTAGAAAATGTCACCTGACAGACCGACTCCTCCAGGTGGTTCCCCCAGATGTAAATGTGGTTCAGAGATGTATTAACTGTCAAAGCATGAGCCAGAGAGAGCAGACCCTCCGTCCTGATGTTGTtactgctgacagacagcctgacagacagagacagtgtttgTATGTCTCCTGTAAACACTTTCAGATGCTACAGGGGAGTCTGATAACAGATAATAATTCAGTCATCTAAACATTGtaaaatatgtgaaatattGGATATTCTAACACCTTCAGACCactaaaaatgattaaaataagtaaaacCAGGATATTTTCTCCGCTTCAAATTTCTAAAACTTCTTAAAATGAGGAAAACAGGATTACATTTTCTCTTCAAATACCTAACACAGGTTATTTTATCCCCTTTTAATCTCTAAAAGTCCTTTAATGAaagtaaaaacatgaattttTCCCTCCTCAAATCTCTACAAatccttttaaaacaaaaacgggatatttcctctttttcaAATCTCTAAAAAATCCTTAAAGTAAGTTTAATAAAACTGGATACTTTGTCTTGTTCAGACATGATCACAGTCATACACAATTAGACATTCCTAACTTTAGGAAGCTAGAAAGGTTGGGAGTCAGTGCCCTGACACCAAGGTGGCACAGAATACATCACGTCTTAAAAGCAACAGCGGGTATGAAGAAAATGTGCCGTTAGCCAGAGGGTAGAATGCCCCTTTAATGGTTATCTAATGTTGCAAGGATGAtttttgtctgagtgtgttGGACTCACTCTTTCAGGACGCAGCCTGGCCAGGTAAGGGCCTCACTCAGGTACACAGCACCTTCATCTTCAATCCGATTGGATGACAGATCTATGACCTCCAGGGTCAGGTTCTGCTTCAGCAGCTTGGCCAGATGATGCACGCCATCACGAGTCACTCGGTTACTGAAGACAACAAAGAGAAGACTGTTCAGTGGATTCTGAAATGTACCTGTTTCACTCCATCTATccagaggatgaggaggattTTAAGAATAAACAACTTGCTGTAGAGGATGATTTTGTTCCTACCAGTGCAAGTCCAAGTAGCGCAGGCCGTGGTTGAGCCGCAGGCCTTCAGTCAGTCTCTCCATCCCGGTGTCCGTCATCCCCATCTTCCCCAGGTGGAGCTCCACCAGGCTGCTGTTCACTGCCAGCATCTCAGAGAAGTGCATTGCCCACTCCtcctgagacagacagagagcttCAGGTTAGAAGAGTCATACATCTGTCTGCTGATGTGTATGAGCTTGTACATGTATGCTGAGCTTGTATTATTTATCAAATGTGATTTTGTGTGTATAATACACCAGTGTGGTGCTCAGTGTGTTTGTACCTGGTGGCTGAAGAGCAGTGGCCGGCTGATATCAACAGAGCAAAGagttttgttgcttttcaaCATGATAGCAAATGCTATCACACTCTGAGTGGCCTGCAGGGACAGAGGCAGCCAACACAACACCCCTTATTATCAATGTAAAATcaaaggaagaaaataaatattcatatatattatttttgagGTTAATTTTGTGTAACAAATTGTCACTTAGCAACAGTCTTTGGGgcagaaaaatgaagccaaaatggaagtgccaaaaactgcagttcttgtaatggccactggaggctggctccaagagtgagtcagtccccacagacccccatgttaatatgtccaacattacagcagaaataagcatgtttacagcctggtacaaaaaacagttttggtctcaatAGCTAAGTTTCctgtttatgacaactgtacaaggGTGAACCTTTATATTACTCACccattttgattttattaaagcttaaagatACTCATAGTTAAGGGCAAGGCTGctttgaatgacaggctgtctgccaggCATTGCtgcagtctatgagtcagatctaCTCCTCACTCATCCACAGCTTCACCACCTCGTCCAAatatagtttagtttagtttcatttatttgtgatgGGACATTACAAATGAACAAGTACACATGGTATAAAAATGCCACAATTAACGAAGGGGCTATTTTTCTTTTGTAGTCCGTTAAGCAAAGGTGTTACAAAAGGCTTCTTACAatacaacaaagaaacaaaaagtaaaaaaaaaaatatatatatattagtatTAGTAACATATTTACATATAGAACAACACTGCCAACAAACAGGACATACAAAtatcagcaacaaaaaaagaaaataaattgccAAACTCAGTCCATAAACAGgagtccataaaccaatgggtgacgtcacaatggctacatccattattttgcaCAGTCTTTGGTTATTAGCCTGATGCTTTACAGAATAAATAGTACCAGCATGATgtgctctttgtgtgtgtgtgtgtgtgtgtgtgtgtgtgtgtgtgtgtgtgtgtgtttaccaggTCACAGTTGGCCAGCTCCAGCTCCCTCAGGCTGGTGTTCACCTGCAGCATGCTGGCCAGatgcatggctcctctgttctCGATCTTGTTACCTGACAGGCTGAGGGACACCAAGGTGCTGTTacactgcagagagagaggcagagggagataTCATCACTTTCTGACATCTAACATCTTAAGGCAGAAGTGCGAAGTATCCGAGTAGTTACTATCAATAAATCTCATGTTCAGACTCAAACCAACAGTAAATGTATCCAATAACAAGTACTGTGTGTGCACCATAGGTGTGCACCTACAGCCTcatatatcttcttcttctgtgtcaCAAAGCTAGCTCCAttgttattaaaaacacatcagtgggtcacactgttgcactgggtgacatggtCTTTTATCACtatgaacacacactgtagctTAATCAATCCCACAATCACTGCGCTGCTGCtacaaatactcactagagtAACAAATGTAGATTAATCtgccgctgaaaatagtccccaacaaatgcactactTCCCTCTGTTCGATGAAAATACAGTGATCAGGTGTTTTAGGAAATAACTTAGATTTTCtaaatacatatgtatatacagtatatattagGGTTGTTCTCAGTAGGAATCAACATGCTTGGAGCTGAGAGTCGCAGACAGTAAGTCAGACAGCATTGACAGACAGAGTaacacattgttgtttttggtatttgttcttattaaataaaagtaaaagtaagcAGAAGAGGTGCCTATAAAAAGTAGTtctgtgagtgtatgtgtgtgtgtgtgtgtgagaatggtATGAACCTGAAGGCTCTTGGCAAGAACTTCAGCGCCGTCTGTCTGGATGTTATTGAACATCAAGTTCAGAGAGTGCAGAGCtgagctctcctcctgctcagtgaaaacacaaagataaaCATCGACTACAAGTGGAGCATTAAtaatatggcaaaaaaaaaaaaaaaactccatatgGGGTAACAGCAGTTTACCACCAACCTGTCCAAGGAATTAAactatttaattaaatttcCTGCTCACCTGTAAGAGGTCAGCTAGGTGTCCAACCCCTTCATCTGATATGTTATTGTAACTGACATCAAGACCTattgaaacaaagaaaacaagttTTACATTGTTAAACATGTCCTAAGGAGTTCACCTATACCTGACAGCTCACCTGCCACACTCTTGTTGTTTCTGAGACATTTTGAGAGAGCAAGAACATCTTTGTCATCAAGTCGCTGAACACGTCTTAGGCGGTTGTTACCGGTCAGTTTTAAGATGGTGTTCctgccaaaaacacacacaaaaaactttaattaatttcaTAATTAAACACTCATGCTGCCTTCAGACTCACTGCATTAAATTTGAAATCTGATCGGATTTACATGCTTTTGAATGGAACACAAACAAATTGCATAACTAAAAGTTAATGAACAGCTGCTGTGggtttattttctaaattaagTAGTTCTTGCATGAAAATCCAAACAAAACTAAGAAAAAAGTAGTTGCAAACTGGTAGTATCAGTAGTGGAAGcagcagcattttactgttgtaattAGTTGACCTGgaaaatttaaatttgttttatttcattttgagtAGCGTAATTTTATAAACATACAATATATTTTCTTGATCATATTTTGTAAGTAACAAGGTAATTGTGCACTTTAGCATTTACACtaatgtaatggagtaaaaagtgcaatattttcctttaaaatgttttggagTAGAAGTTTGAATAGCAGAGAAAAAAGTCGCCTTCATGAGTAAAGTGCAAAAATTCAAAATTGTAACTTCAGTACAGTGTAGTAATTGTTACATCAGTAAAGCAGTGGctaaaagtacatttactgaatTAATGTACATTTTGGATGTAATTTACTTCAGTAATTCCATTTTtatgctacttttttttttttttttttacctctacTCCATTTATTTGATCCATTCTAATACttgtttagatttatttttacagattcagattattaatacaaaataaagaaataaagaaataaaaaaacaaataatacatGATATGTTATTTCAGGTTAATCTATCCAACGATAAATCAAGTAATTAAAATTAGCTCTGCCTATACCAGCggtaacattaaagtgatgaacacattaactACTAATTATAATCCAACAAGCCAGTCTGAAATTGGCCATTCTGCAaaattagtacttttacttttagtagttCAAGTATATTTAGATGGTAATACCTTTGCacttatttttcacattttaaaaacagaattttgtattttgtatttttgtaacaGAATATTTCTGTGGCATTATTaaactacttttactttaagtaaatgatctgaatacttcttccaccactaaAGTAAAGTACTTAATTACTTTCCACCACCTCATTTAAAATGGAATATTTCTAAACTGTGATGCTGCCACTGAAAATATCAGTGTCAGGTTATCAGGCAGCAACACCTGAAGGCAACATTAATGTCGGAAGCTAATGATCTTGACATAACGTTACGGCTTGTTTCGTCAAAACACGTTAACTTTAAGTAATGTCAGATTACGTAGAGCCACTCACTCCGTTTCCGTCGTCGTCTCTAACACTTGTAAAATGTGTGGGTTTATTTTTATCTCATGTTCTGCGCAGAAAGCAGCGTAAAAGTCTGAAATATTTTCGTTAGCCATCGTTATTCGTGCAATGGAGTTTGAGTTACTACGGCAACGAGGGAGGATGGCGTCTCGCGAAggacaaaaacactaaaaacacaacaacaggaaGCCCAAGATCTACcgaatatatatttatttagctttttaaaatatgcaGTCGTTTTCCAACACAAGACCAGCTCCctagttttaatattttaatggctttatttggtATTCAACCACAAACGTACATTGGCTGTCATTTCTTTCTAGGTTAAATGTCCCTGTAATTCTTCCTTGAGTCacattagggactgttcgttacctATTAGAGGAGGGGGTGgcgttgttttcttttttgtttgtttgttttttgtttgactCTCCCCGAACCAATAAATATTCTTCCTCCAGTCTCCCTGAGTGACTagcagaaaatgcatgacccttaCTCCACCATAAGTCAgttattcagtttttaaaacttacccttaAGCGATTCAACATTAAAAGTTGAaagatgaagatgaaatcctggaattaaaaaaagtcttgctttttcattcttgtcctgcaTGCTGGTTGGTTcatgcaaacagtttatttttggccaatttttaaatgagacatgtaGAATAAAGGGACTTTGATGAAACATTACCATTTTAGGGTCAGATTTGATTATGTGTTTTTTCTCATTGTACATGACGTGTCTAAGGACTGTCAGCgacaatttctgtttttacagtgtataGCTATGATAAATGGTTTAATTTGGGCTTtcagtttttaaagaaaacatgccttccaatCCCAGCTGTCAAATGAATACAcaatacagccatttaaagttgtataTCCCT is a genomic window containing:
- the lrrc34 gene encoding leucine-rich repeat-containing protein 34 isoform X2; the encoded protein is MANENISDFYAAFCAEHEIKINPHILQVLETTTETENTILKLTGNNRLRRVQRLDDKDVLALSKCLRNNKSVAGLDVSYNNISDEGVGHLADLLQEESSALHSLNLMFNNIQTDGAEVLAKSLQCNSTLVSLSLSGNKIENRGAMHLASMLQVNTSLRELELANCDLATQSVIAFAIMLKSNKTLCSVDISRPLLFSHQEWAMHFSEMLAVNSSLVELHLGKMGMTDTGMERLTEGLRLNHGLRYLDLHCNRVTRDGVHHLAKLLKQNLTLEVIDLSSNRIEDEGAVYLSEALTWPGCVLKELSVSSNNIRTEGLLSLAHALTVNTSLNHIYIWGNHLEESVCQAFRDLIASGRLPPEQTDVSAYEVDGQVFLAEVFHCLRRHYCSTNSSATDTSPNSDTATDLLTHHTASPDFTSAPHTESQQLVPLQSC
- the lrrc34 gene encoding leucine-rich repeat-containing protein 34 isoform X1 produces the protein MANENISDFYAAFCAEHEIKINPHILQVLETTTETENTILKLTGNNRLRRVQRLDDKDVLALSKCLRNNKSVAGLDVSYNNISDEGVGHLADLLQEESSALHSLNLMFNNIQTDGAEVLAKSLQCNSTLVSLSLSGNKIENRGAMHLASMLQVNTSLRELELANCDLATQSVIAFAIMLKSNKTLCSVDISRPLLFSHQEEWAMHFSEMLAVNSSLVELHLGKMGMTDTGMERLTEGLRLNHGLRYLDLHCNRVTRDGVHHLAKLLKQNLTLEVIDLSSNRIEDEGAVYLSEALTWPGCVLKELSVSSNNIRTEGLLSLAHALTVNTSLNHIYIWGNHLEESVCQAFRDLIASGRLPPEQTDVSAYEVDGQVFLAEVFHCLRRHYCSTNSSATDTSPNSDTATDLLTHHTASPDFTSAPHTESQQLVPLQSC